In a single window of the Oecophyllibacter saccharovorans genome:
- a CDS encoding FUSC family protein, translating to MSTGPPVLSPYQLVMRFPARLRAVLGRMGAWAGFSPAQPLLMFPPRLGFTLRTAFGCLLALGLAYPLEMGSPGWAPLICWAVSLTGGGESLSKARWCIMGTLLGVVAGIAITAFLPQAPWLFLPVLALWTGMCLFFGSFASNFRTYGWGLAGFTTVIVAMNAIPDGNTVFWLGMSRGTNIILGVMCSRFSCIVFTGDPAAGAWEKLRQNLEQSFGNVCRILGAALEDQADTRRTAETEITRILAADAQIEFLAIELRGKAHAGPHAHATLAALASALARIFGAPLHYPLVRHYEELVESGGRIPPGVLLFHRVREMLQRLPENLFAEPGLQAGAAERAEARGGDSETLSPSGETPLILGELSELRSQALALAGEVEVSAQAQAEAEEVLMLTVLANLLSDIEIAARQLRASLGYDTDFSLSPRKQDTFRFPHVRWRDPVLAMETGLKVSTAVMVTSLIYEVTAWPEGKIFVTFTSIICCLFGTSPTPAMGSFGFLAGMLAAAASAFVLDVILIPCVEVYEGMILCYLPMLLLPAFVQPGKRTGAWMGVALIAYGFMIFPMTVKGNHQVMNALEYFNRVQAMVLASMIAILIFRIVFPYSLRRAANRIRLSMLRELRHICRLPRSFRNGLTADKLPRSHFFKGAFLAHLPSERLWIARSLGRFSHLSIHTPKQETAAVQAYLFGLLSTMSLGLSIIRLQHLLAGQRLPAPLAHAVLALLKQLRRNPGDTVAAAKLAGQALVALDQEGSGSRKAQPALPDTLTPQDRALVAGCLLAIERVLLEDRSFLCQQQPPVAPVEAFPPRPVAR from the coding sequence TTGTCGACAGGCCCGCCAGTCCTTTCCCCCTATCAGCTCGTCATGCGCTTTCCTGCGCGGCTGCGTGCCGTCCTGGGTCGCATGGGCGCATGGGCCGGATTTTCACCAGCACAGCCCCTTCTGATGTTTCCCCCCAGGCTGGGCTTTACGCTGCGCACGGCTTTCGGCTGCCTTCTGGCCCTGGGACTTGCCTATCCGTTGGAAATGGGCAGTCCGGGCTGGGCGCCCCTGATCTGCTGGGCGGTTTCCCTGACAGGGGGCGGAGAAAGCCTTTCCAAGGCCCGCTGGTGCATCATGGGTACGCTGCTTGGCGTGGTGGCGGGTATCGCGATCACCGCTTTTCTGCCCCAGGCGCCCTGGCTGTTCCTGCCCGTTCTGGCGCTGTGGACGGGGATGTGCCTGTTCTTTGGCAGCTTTGCCAGCAATTTCCGAACTTATGGCTGGGGCCTGGCGGGCTTTACGACCGTCATCGTCGCCATGAATGCCATTCCGGACGGCAATACGGTCTTCTGGCTCGGCATGTCGCGTGGCACCAACATCATTCTTGGGGTGATGTGCAGCCGTTTCAGCTGCATCGTCTTCACCGGTGACCCGGCTGCAGGCGCATGGGAAAAGCTGCGCCAGAACCTGGAGCAGAGCTTTGGCAATGTGTGCCGCATTCTGGGCGCGGCCCTGGAGGACCAGGCCGACACCCGCCGCACGGCTGAGACAGAGATCACCCGCATTCTGGCAGCGGATGCCCAGATTGAGTTTCTGGCCATCGAACTGCGCGGCAAAGCTCATGCAGGTCCGCACGCCCATGCCACCCTGGCTGCGCTGGCCAGTGCGCTTGCGCGTATTTTCGGCGCTCCGCTGCATTACCCGCTTGTGCGCCATTACGAGGAACTTGTGGAAAGCGGCGGCAGGATACCGCCTGGAGTCCTGCTGTTTCACCGCGTGCGTGAAATGCTGCAGCGCCTGCCTGAGAACCTGTTTGCAGAACCCGGTCTTCAGGCGGGGGCCGCTGAAAGGGCTGAGGCGCGCGGCGGTGACAGCGAAACGCTTTCCCCTTCTGGGGAAACGCCGCTTATTCTGGGTGAACTCTCTGAGTTGCGCAGCCAGGCTCTGGCGCTGGCAGGTGAGGTGGAGGTCAGTGCCCAGGCACAGGCTGAGGCTGAAGAAGTGCTGATGCTGACAGTGCTTGCTAATCTGCTCAGTGACATCGAGATCGCTGCCCGCCAGCTGCGCGCCAGCCTGGGCTATGATACTGATTTCAGCCTGTCCCCCAGAAAGCAGGATACTTTCCGCTTTCCCCATGTGCGCTGGCGTGATCCGGTGCTGGCGATGGAGACAGGGCTCAAGGTCAGCACGGCGGTGATGGTGACCTCTCTGATCTATGAAGTGACCGCGTGGCCGGAAGGCAAGATTTTCGTCACCTTCACGTCCATCATCTGCTGTCTCTTCGGCACGAGCCCGACCCCGGCGATGGGAAGTTTCGGCTTTCTGGCCGGCATGCTGGCCGCAGCCGCCAGTGCTTTCGTACTGGATGTGATCCTGATTCCGTGCGTTGAAGTCTATGAAGGCATGATCCTGTGCTACCTGCCCATGCTTCTGCTGCCGGCTTTCGTGCAGCCCGGCAAGCGCACGGGGGCGTGGATGGGCGTTGCCCTCATCGCCTATGGTTTCATGATCTTTCCCATGACCGTGAAAGGCAATCACCAGGTGATGAACGCGCTGGAATATTTCAACCGCGTGCAGGCCATGGTGCTGGCTTCCATGATCGCCATTCTGATTTTCCGTATCGTGTTTCCCTACAGCCTGCGGCGCGCAGCCAACCGTATCCGCCTGTCCATGCTGCGTGAGCTGCGCCATATCTGCCGCCTGCCACGTAGCTTCAGGAACGGGCTGACAGCCGACAAGCTGCCCAGATCCCACTTTTTCAAGGGCGCTTTTCTTGCGCATCTGCCTTCAGAGCGGCTGTGGATTGCGCGTTCCCTGGGTCGGTTTTCGCATCTCTCCATTCACACGCCTAAACAGGAGACTGCAGCAGTGCAGGCTTATCTGTTCGGTCTGCTTTCCACCATGTCGCTGGGATTGAGCATCATCCGGCTGCAGCATCTTCTGGCTGGTCAACGCCTGCCAGCGCCTCTGGCCCATGCTGTGCTGGCTCTGTTGAAGCAGCTGCGCCGCAATCCGGGTGACACGGTTGCGGCAGCGAAGCTGGCCGGGCAGGCGCTCGTTGCCCTGGACCAAGAGGGTAGCGGGAGCCGGAAGGCTCAGCCCGCTCTTCCAGATACGCTTACCCCCCAGGACCGGGCCCTGGTGGCAGGCTGCCTGCTGGCCATAGAGCGCGTACTGCTCGAGGACCGCAGCTTTCTCTGTCAGCAACAGCCCCCTGTGGCTCCGGTGGAAGCTTTTCCGCCTCGCCCCGTCGCCCGCTGA
- a CDS encoding glutathione binding-like protein yields the protein MAQTYKLYYAWGACSLASHIMLIEAEVPFTIEAVNLQTEKTASGRDYYEINPRGAVPALEIIDEVLTQNDAILPYIGDLSDIPAFCPVQGSMRRARVDEAIGFCGDIHSAYAAFFTFGKVKGEVGERAMAGLKKRMRQLEAWLPEGTYWLGPFTQADAYAAVLISWAPGVGLDMKDYPKAQALKERVWARPSTKKALAQEEAQRNKAG from the coding sequence CATATCATGCTGATCGAGGCTGAAGTGCCCTTCACCATTGAAGCGGTGAACCTGCAGACGGAAAAGACGGCTAGCGGACGCGATTATTACGAGATCAATCCGCGTGGCGCCGTACCGGCTCTGGAAATCATTGATGAGGTCCTGACCCAGAATGATGCCATCCTGCCCTATATCGGCGATCTCAGTGACATTCCTGCTTTCTGCCCCGTCCAGGGGAGCATGCGCCGTGCCCGCGTTGATGAGGCGATCGGCTTCTGTGGCGACATCCACAGCGCCTATGCGGCGTTTTTCACCTTCGGCAAGGTGAAGGGGGAAGTGGGTGAACGCGCCATGGCCGGGTTGAAGAAGCGCATGCGCCAGCTTGAAGCCTGGCTGCCCGAAGGCACGTATTGGCTCGGACCCTTCACGCAGGCTGATGCTTATGCGGCTGTGCTCATCAGCTGGGCTCCCGGTGTCGGGCTGGACATGAAGGACTATCCCAAAGCTCAGGCCCTTAAGGAACGTGTATGGGCACGCCCATCCACCAAAAAAGCCCTGGCCCAGGAAGAAGCGCAGCGAAACAAGGCTGGCTGA